In Phyllopteryx taeniolatus isolate TA_2022b chromosome 6, UOR_Ptae_1.2, whole genome shotgun sequence, one genomic interval encodes:
- the LOC133480071 gene encoding syndecan-2-like — MRTLWLLFLVGLAPGFISEKMLVSSQSLEFLGDDLYIEGQTSGDLPVDDEDGDDFGSGSGSGDYDKEDEEAVILTTFVSSNKNKEMLPTRPTTDSGHDQPTKAADSRDPPTTVTDSETATMREDTNDKEVPTADWVTHAPSPSSTSEEGEDMKEADEDNSLDRWDDSSSAPKDGGDEVANEVETNEILLSRGSRMFDSPDDVTSESMWERTEVLAAVIACVVVGLFCAIFLLVLLAYRMKKKDEGSYDLGDTKLSTTAYHKAPTKEFYA, encoded by the exons ATGCTGGTCTCTTCCCAGTCACTCGAATTTCTGGGAGATGACCTTTACATAGAGGGTCAAACATCAGGTGACCTCCCGGTAGATGATGAAGATGGGGATGATTTCGGCTCAGGATCTGGATCCGGAGACTATG ACAAAGAGGACGAAGAGGCGGTGATCCTTACCACATTTGTTAGCTCGAACAAGAACAAAGAAATGCTTCCAACCCGGCCGACGACAGACTCTGGTCACGATCAACCAACCAAAGCAGCCGACAGCCGCGATCCGCCGACCACAGTCACGGACAGCGAGACAGCAACAATGAGGGAGGACACCAACGACAAGGAG GTGCCGACAGCTGACTGGGTCACACACGCTCCCAGTCCCAGCTCCACCTCTGAGGAGGGCGAGGACATGAAAGAAGCCGACGAGGACAACAGCCTGGATAGGTGGGACGACTCCTCCTCCGCCCCCAAAGATGGTGGAGATGAAGTCGCGAACGAAGTTGAGACAAATGAAATCCTCCTGAGCCGAGGCAGCAGGATGTTTGACTCTCCTGATGATGTGACATCTGAGAGCATGTGGGAGCGAACGGAGGTGCTGGCAG CGGTGATAGCATGCGTGGTGGTCGGCTTGTTTTGCGCCATCTTCCTCCTTGTCCTCCTCGCCTACCGCATGAAGAAGAAGGATGAAGGGAGCTACGACCTGGGGGACACCAAACTTTCCACAACGGCTTACCACAAAGCACCAACCAAGGAGTTTTACGCCTGA
- the LOC133480068 gene encoding carboxypeptidase Q-like isoform X2 — protein MAPFTKVCLLFSIFVGFSMLTSLDGRPPGSAMLTSEFNSSARKDLAAEVAAYADVAKRIIDLAVFGAARNRSYRRLADFTDTIGNRVSGSLDLDMAIEYMYKAMMQDGLDVHLEPVKIPHWVRGKESAVMTLPRTKNLAILGLGSSVGTTPEGIEAEVLVVGSFEELKSRANEATGRIVVFNQPFVSYGETVAYREYGASEASKFGAVATLIRSVTPFSINSPHTGWQDYQDGVKHIPTACITIEDAELMWRIAQRGERITVRLTMAAKTLPYADSFNTVAEIKGWQHPEQVVLLSGHLDSWDVGQGAMDDGGGAMVSWEALSLIKQLGLRPRRTMRTVLWTGEEQGGVGAQQYYDLHKVNVSNFDMVMESDMGTFSPVALQFTGSVAAQKVMGEVVKLLAPLNTTKLETHGEGTDISPWMQAGVPEADTMTVQDPGDMDLCSALWAVVAYVVADLEDMLPR, from the exons ATGGCACCGTTCACAAAAGTCTGTCTCCTCTTCTCCATCTTTGTGGGGTTTTCCATGCTGACATCCCTGGATGGGCGGCCCCCAGGCTCAGCTATGCTCACATCTGAATTCAACAGCAGTGCAAGGAAAG ACTTGGCGGCGGAGGTTGCAGCCTACGCAGATGTGGCCAAACGGATCATCGACCTGGCCGTGTTTGGAGCTGCTCGGAACCGTTCCTACAGACGCCTCGCCGACTTCACGGACACCATCGGGAACCGCGTCAGTGGCTCGCTCGACCTGGACATGGCTATCGAATACATGTACAAAGCTATGATGCAGGACGGTTTGGATGTACATCTAG AACCAGTAAAAATCCCACACTGGGTTCGAGGAAAGGAGAGTGCAGTGATGACATTGCCGAGGACCAAGAATCTGGCTATTCTGGGCCTGGGGAGCAGTGTAGGGACGACACCTGAAG GCATTGAGGCGGAGGTATTGGTTGTCGGGTCTTTTGAGGAACTAAAGAGCCGAGCCAACGAGGCCACAGGGAGGATTGTGGTCTTCAACCAGCCATTTGTCAGTTATGGCGAGACAGTGGCTTACCGTGAATACGGCGCCTCTGAGGCGTCAAAATTCGGAGCCGTGGCCACACTCATTCGATCCGTTACTCCTTTCTCAATAAATAG TCCTCACACAGGTTGGCAAGACTACCAAGATGGCGTCAAGCACATCCCTACGGCGTGCATCACCATTGAGGATGCTGAACTGATGTGGCGAATAGCGCAGAGGGGAGAGCGGATCACTGTCAGACTCACAATGGCCGCCAAGACGCTCCCGTATGCCGACTCTTTTAACACGGTGGCTGAGATAAAAGGCTGGCAGCACCCCGAGCAG GTTGTCCTACTGAGCGGTCATCTGGACAGTTGGGATGTGGGCCAGGGTGCCATGGATGATGGGGGCGGAGCCATGGTCTCCTGGGAAGCCCTGTCACTCATAAAACAGCTAG GTTTACGTCCAAGGAGGACCATGCGCACAGTGCTGTGGACGGGCGAAGAGCAGGGTGGAGTTGGAGCGCAGCAGTACTACGATCTTCACAAG GTGAACGTGTCCAACTTTGATATGGTCATGGAGTCTGACATGGGGACATTCAGCCCGGTGGCCCTGCAGTTTACTGGCAGCGTTGCAGCACAAAAG gTGATGGGGGAGGTGGTCAAACTGTTAGCTCCTCTCAATACGACCAAACTGGAGACACATGGTGAGGGTACAGACATCTCGCCTTGGATGCAGGCCGGAGTACCGG AAGCTGATACCATGACAGTTCAGGACCCTGGAGACATGGACCTCTGCTCGGCATTGTGGGCCGTGGTGGCCTACGTGGTAGCAGACCTCGAGGACATGCTGCCCAGATAG
- the LOC133480068 gene encoding carboxypeptidase Q-like isoform X1 encodes MAPFTKVCLLFSIFVGFSMLTSLDGRPPGSAMLTSEFNSSARKDLAAEVAAYADVAKRIIDLAVFGAARNRSYRRLADFTDTIGNRVSGSLDLDMAIEYMYKAMMQDGLDVHLEPVKIPHWVRGKESAVMTLPRTKNLAILGLGSSVGTTPEGIEAEVLVVGSFEELKSRANEATGRIVVFNQPFVSYGETVAYREYGASEASKFGAVATLIRSVTPFSINSPHTGWQDYQDGVKHIPTACITIEDAELMWRIAQRGERITVRLTMAAKTLPYADSFNTVAEIKGWQHPEQVVLLSGHLDSWDVGQGAMDDGGGAMVSWEALSLIKQLGLRPRRTMRTVLWTGEEQGGVGAQQYYDLHKVNVSNFDMVMESDMGTFSPVALQFTGSVAAQKVMGEVVKLLAPLNTTKLETHGEGTDISPWMQAGVPGASLHVADSRYFWFHHTEADTMTVQDPGDMDLCSALWAVVAYVVADLEDMLPR; translated from the exons ATGGCACCGTTCACAAAAGTCTGTCTCCTCTTCTCCATCTTTGTGGGGTTTTCCATGCTGACATCCCTGGATGGGCGGCCCCCAGGCTCAGCTATGCTCACATCTGAATTCAACAGCAGTGCAAGGAAAG ACTTGGCGGCGGAGGTTGCAGCCTACGCAGATGTGGCCAAACGGATCATCGACCTGGCCGTGTTTGGAGCTGCTCGGAACCGTTCCTACAGACGCCTCGCCGACTTCACGGACACCATCGGGAACCGCGTCAGTGGCTCGCTCGACCTGGACATGGCTATCGAATACATGTACAAAGCTATGATGCAGGACGGTTTGGATGTACATCTAG AACCAGTAAAAATCCCACACTGGGTTCGAGGAAAGGAGAGTGCAGTGATGACATTGCCGAGGACCAAGAATCTGGCTATTCTGGGCCTGGGGAGCAGTGTAGGGACGACACCTGAAG GCATTGAGGCGGAGGTATTGGTTGTCGGGTCTTTTGAGGAACTAAAGAGCCGAGCCAACGAGGCCACAGGGAGGATTGTGGTCTTCAACCAGCCATTTGTCAGTTATGGCGAGACAGTGGCTTACCGTGAATACGGCGCCTCTGAGGCGTCAAAATTCGGAGCCGTGGCCACACTCATTCGATCCGTTACTCCTTTCTCAATAAATAG TCCTCACACAGGTTGGCAAGACTACCAAGATGGCGTCAAGCACATCCCTACGGCGTGCATCACCATTGAGGATGCTGAACTGATGTGGCGAATAGCGCAGAGGGGAGAGCGGATCACTGTCAGACTCACAATGGCCGCCAAGACGCTCCCGTATGCCGACTCTTTTAACACGGTGGCTGAGATAAAAGGCTGGCAGCACCCCGAGCAG GTTGTCCTACTGAGCGGTCATCTGGACAGTTGGGATGTGGGCCAGGGTGCCATGGATGATGGGGGCGGAGCCATGGTCTCCTGGGAAGCCCTGTCACTCATAAAACAGCTAG GTTTACGTCCAAGGAGGACCATGCGCACAGTGCTGTGGACGGGCGAAGAGCAGGGTGGAGTTGGAGCGCAGCAGTACTACGATCTTCACAAG GTGAACGTGTCCAACTTTGATATGGTCATGGAGTCTGACATGGGGACATTCAGCCCGGTGGCCCTGCAGTTTACTGGCAGCGTTGCAGCACAAAAG gTGATGGGGGAGGTGGTCAAACTGTTAGCTCCTCTCAATACGACCAAACTGGAGACACATGGTGAGGGTACAGACATCTCGCCTTGGATGCAGGCCGGAGTACCGG GTGCCAGCCTCCATGTGGCCGACAGTCGCTATTTTTGGTTCCACCACACAGAAGCTGATACCATGACAGTTCAGGACCCTGGAGACATGGACCTCTGCTCGGCATTGTGGGCCGTGGTGGCCTACGTGGTAGCAGACCTCGAGGACATGCTGCCCAGATAG
- the dscc1 gene encoding sister chromatid cohesion protein DCC1 — protein MKTRSSVEEYFRNAVRLCPMEVSTRVYFATTPKFSFLPANGELRARKFYDKSTQQFIFFLLKTPTKWPPGDILCWTYSIRGLLSMRTLEEVQATLEIAKLKEEDLQKTIQCLSLGENVSSADYCLMELDDTLCKHLEAGNSLVIRGDKDEHAVLCSGDKTYDLKIADTSNLLLFLPGCKTPEQLSSSQESTHLAHAQIWGFCNSYWEVRRQRPKMKKLLRVLRENPYEGPALGGQQESTEKTYTMDDLLETIQASEEELKNHLRAIHACQINGRWRVLDSDYEMKLLGHVTQLVDSESWSCSKVPLQTSLEELGPLEPREMIEHCLNCYGTRYIENNDVFYALEEAKVCRATALMLLKNAIKFNLREFQEVWQQSVPDGMSTSLDQLKSFALVDRTSRPETICLLRVEDLPEDTMERFNHLFTLREKWTEEDITPYIADLCSEKQTTGALLTKYARSSMQNGIKVFNSRRPIVT, from the exons ATGAAAACCCGCTCGAGCGTTGAGGAATATTTTAGAAACGCGGTCCGCTTGTGCCCGATGGAAGTTTCTACACGGGTTTATTTTGCCACGACACCAAAGTTCAGCTTCCTTCCTGCGAATGGCGAACTGAGGGCGCGTAAATTCTATGACAAGTCAACGCAGCagttcattttcttcctcttgaAAACACCGACAAAGTGGCCGCCTGGTGATATTTTATGCTGGACTTATTCAATAAGAGGTCTGTTGAGCATGAGGACTTTGGAGGAGGTTCAGGCGACGCTTGAGATCGCCAAGCTGAAAGAGGAAGACCTGCAGAAAACCATCCAGTGTTTGTCTCTGGGGGAGAACGTCTCATCTGCGGATTACTGTCTGATGGAGCTGGACGACACGCTGTGCAAACACCTAGAAGCGGGTAACAG CCTGGTGATCAGAGGGGATAAAGACGAGCACGCCGTGCTGTGCAGCGGCGACAAAACGTACGATTTGAAGATCGCAGACACGTCCAACCTGCTGCTCTTTCTGCCGGGATGCAAAACACCCGAACAGCTCAGCAGCAGCCAGGAGAGCACACATCTCGCTCACGCTCAG ATCTGGGGCTTTTGCAACAGTTACTGGGAAGTGAGGAGACAGCGTCCTAAAATGAAGAAGCTGCTGAGAGTTTTAAGGGAGAACCCATATGAAGGACCTGCCTTAGGAGGGCAGCAGGAGAGCACAGAAAAGACG TACACCATGGATGATCTGCTGGAGACTATTCAAGCTAGTGAAGAGGAGCTCAAGAACCACTTGAGGGCCATCCATGCCTGTCAGATAAATG GCCGCTGGCGTGTGCTCGACTCTGACTATGAGATGAAGTTGCTCGGCCATGTGACTCAGCTGGTGGACTCCGAGTCGTGGTCTTGCAGCAAGGTTCCACTTCAAACCAGTCTGGAGGAGCTAGGCCCGCTCGAGCCCAG AGAGATGATTGAGCACTGTTTAAACTGCTACGGGACACGCTACATTGAAAATA ACGACGTGTTTTACGCGCTGGAGGAGGCTAAAGTTTGTCGGGCCACCGCGCTTATGTTGCTGAAGAACGCCATCAAGTTCAACCTGAGGGAGTTTCAGGAGGTTTGGCAGCAGAGTGTACCAGACGGCATGAGCACCAGCCTGGACCAGCTCAAG AGCTTTGCTCTGGTAGACCGCACCTCCCGCCCAGAGACAATCTGCCTTCTGCGGGTAGAAGATCTTCCAGAGGACACAATGGAGCGCTTCAACCATCTCTTCACTCTGCGAGAGAAATGGACAGAAGAGGATATTACGCCATACATAGC GGACCTGTGCAGTGAGAAACAGACCACAGGAGCACTATTGACCAAATACGCTCGATCTTCAATGCAGAATGGCATCAAGGTGTTCAACTCAAGACGGCCTATTGTGACTTAA